The following are encoded together in the Anguilla rostrata isolate EN2019 chromosome 19, ASM1855537v3, whole genome shotgun sequence genome:
- the dram1 gene encoding DNA damage-regulated autophagy modulator protein 1, producing the protein MFWFMEGTCFLPTFLVIWSSSTFLISYIIAVLEGHVDAIFPYISDTGARPPESGVFGLMTTFTAFASAATMFARFKYVQKLQEDADARPWLNLAAFWCGLVSCVGMCIVGTFQVTLMPYTHDVGAVVFFIFGVAYTIMQSITSYLTHPYGSSMTVCHLRAAVSALALLAAFPMIVCAALVPSKLDWDAHDKGYVLHLVSAVFEWVVTFSFVLFFLSYIREFQRFKLTLVAEMLVAT; encoded by the exons ATGTTTTGGTTCATGGAAGGAACGTGCTTTTTACCAACTTTTCTGGTAATCTGGTCATCTAGCACATTCCTGATTTCCTATATAATTGCGGTGCTAGAAGGACATGTAGATGCAATCTTCCCCTACATAAG TGACACAGGTGCAAGACCCCCTGAGAGTGGCGTGTTTGGCCTGATGACTACGTTCACAGCGTTTGCAA GTGCCGCCACCATGTTTGCACGTTTCAAGTATGTGCAGAAGTTACAGGAGGACGCCGACGCCAGGCCTTGGCTGAATCTGGCCGCCTTCTGGTGCGGACTCGTTTCCTGCGTAGGAATGTGCATCGTGGGTACTTTTCAG GTGACGCTGATGCCCTACACCCACGACGTGGGCGCCGTCGTGTTCTTCATCTTCGGGGTGGCTTACACCATCATGCAGTCCATTACCTCGTACCTCACGCACCCCTACGGGTCCTCCATGACCGTGTGCCACCTCCGAGCCGCCGTCTCCGCCCTGGCTCTGCTCGCGGCTTTTCCCA TGATCGTCTGCGCGGCGCTCGTACCCAGCAAACTGGACTGGGACGCACATGACAAG GGCTACGTCCTCCACTTAGTCAGCGCCGTCTTCGAGTGGGTGGTGACCTTCAGCTTCGtcctcttcttcctcagttacatACGAGAGTTCCAG AGATTCAAACTGACGCTGGTCGCGGAGATGCTCGTCGCCACCTGA
- the gnptab gene encoding LOW QUALITY PROTEIN: N-acetylglucosamine-1-phosphotransferase subunits alpha/beta (The sequence of the model RefSeq protein was modified relative to this genomic sequence to represent the inferred CDS: inserted 1 base in 1 codon), whose protein sequence is MVLINSVLKLLQRQTYTCLSHRYGLYLCFGGIVLMIVSAFQFGEVLVEWSRDQYHVLFDSYRDNVAAKSFQNRLCLPMPIDVVYTWVNGTDGGLVKELRAVREQLQEELRARRERLGKNSSDATDVPKSSEKPECLLSHCIVAPILVLDPALPANVTLKDLPSLSPSFTPAKQLLQLAKPRNPATSVTVLLFHSHSDADKAHADVPNPTLKHTISRGYLTTDKEAPGLVRMQTLAYLSGFPPSLKETEQLRVKLPSTVTSKIKQLQLYSEASIALLHLNGPQDFADLTQQARKNLTLDGKELTVSPAFLFWDLSAISQSRHDEDVSASRFEDNEELRYSLRSVERHAPWVRHVFIITNGQIPSWLNLDNPRVTVVTHHEIFQNESHLPTFSSPAIETHIHRIPGLSQKFVYLNDDVMFGKDVWPDDFYSHSKGQKVYLTWPVPNCAEGCPGSWIKDGYCDKACNNSACDWDGGDCLGTAGNSRFGAGGGAGGGAGGLGQPWQFGGSLGGMGGVSYCNQGCANSWLADKFCDQACNVLSCGFDVGDCGKDHFDQLYRVTLRKDVSHYVLPVGETRPYFSFEGLARRVSEAHVSGGPAVRHTSVANKWKTVHLLLHAGLNATRISYNLTFQAEDDREFAMAFTVDVDTREVARGNGTRGGGAPAPGEGGEAGTAAPKATREPEVRFRDVPPERRGPRVRKRGPGPVEVRVPALNVSLLPADVQGELRRLDQKLLTGDITQKGYNLTKAALLQPYDAPALRASTPPAGPAPAPAPARPAGPHRPYKDMGAEEPRTARSSEAGESEGEKVPGPSPVPVRIDDRRAGDGDAVGAPPEEVGEARPNGTGGPHPPKLLSALVGSSSRTRDGEGEGRPREGDAPQEAEPGQGVGGGRALLGWGLQHYTSADRGFLPWERRKYFRDLLEEEERLERELSYRANSAAAGRRLRDTFADSLRYVNKLLNGQFGFTSRKVPAHMPHMIDRLVMQELQDMFPAEFDKTSXHKVRHSEDMQFAFSYFYYLMSALQQLDVARVFDEIDTDRSGVLSDREIRTLATRIHELPLSLQDLTGLEQMLINCSKTLPSNLTQLHMVSPTQEAYYDPSMPPVTKGLVVNCKPITDRIHKAFKDQNKYKFETMGEEEIAFKMVRTNVSHVVGQLDDIRKNPRKFICLNDNIDHGHKDAPTVKAVLRDFYESMFPVPSQFELPREYRNRFLHMGELQEWRAYRDKLKFWTHCVLVTLVAFTIVSFFAEQLIMLKRRLFPRRRVSKEANPQRV, encoded by the exons ATGGTGCTTATCAATTCTGTACTCAAACTCCTGCAGAGACAGACCTACACTTGCCTGTCTCATCGGTATGGGCTCTACCTTTGCTTCGGAGGAATCGTCCTCATGATCGTGTCTGCATTTCAGTTCGGGGAG GTTTTGGTGGAGTGGAGCAGGGATCAGTACCACGTGCTGTTCGACTCCTATAGAGACAATGTGGCTGCAAAATCCTTCCAGAACCG CCTGTGCCTGCCCATGCCCATTGACGTGGTGTACACCTGGGTGAACGGCACGGACGGCGGCCTGGTGAAGGAGCTGCGCGCGGTGagggagcagctgcaggaggagctgagagCGCGCAG GGAACGGCTGGGAAAGAACTCGAGCGACGCAACGGACGTGCCGAAGAGCAG TGAGAAGCCCGAGTGCCTCCTGTCCCACTGTATCGTGGCACCCATCCTGGTGCTGGACCCCGCCCTTCCTGCCAACGTCACCCTGAAGGACCTGCCGTCACTGTCGCCCTCCTTCACCCCCGCCaaacagctgctgcagctggccaAGCCTCGCAACCCCGCCACCAGCGTCACGGTCCTGCTGTTCCACTCCCATAGCGACG CTGATAAAGCCCATGCAGACGTGCCAAACCCCACCCTGAAACACACCATCTCCCGCGGTTACCTG ACTACAGACAAGGAGGCCCCAGGCCTGGTGCGCATGCAGACCCTGGCCTACCTGAGCGGCTTCCCCCCCTCGCTCAAGGAGACGGAGCAGCTGAGGGTCAAGCTGCCCTCCACTGTCACCAGCAAGATCAAACAG ctgcagctgtacTCGGAGGCCAGCATCGCCCTGCTCCACCTGAACGGCCCACAGGACTTCGCCGATCTGACCCAGCAGGCCCGGAAGAACCTGACCCTGGACGGGAAAGAGCTGACCGTCAGCCCCGCCTTCCTGTTCTGGGACCTCAGTGCCATCAGCCAG tCCCGGCACGACGAGGACGTGTCGGCGAGTCGCTTCGAGGACAACGAGGAGCTCCGCTATTCGCTGCGCTCGGTGGAGAGGCACGCCCCCTGGGTGCGCCACGTCTTCATCATCACCAACGGCCAGATCCCGTCCTGGCTCAACCTGGACAACCCCCGCGTCACCGTGGTGACGCACCAT GAGATCTTCCAGAACGAGTCCCACCTGCCCACCTTCAGCTCCCCCGCCATCGAGACCCACATCCACCGCATCCCCGGCCTCTCGCAGAAGTTCGTCTACCTGAACGACGACGTCATGTTCGGGAAGGACGTGTGGCCCGACGACTTCTACAGCCACTCCAAGGGACAGAAG gTTTACCTCACCTGGCCTGTACCGAACTGTGCAGAGGGCTGTCCCGGTTCCTGGATCAAAGATGGCTACTGTGACAAAGCCTGTAATAATTCCGCCTGTGACTGGGATGGAGGAGACTGCCTAG GAACGGCAGGGAACAGCCGGTttggggcagggggcggagccggcggcggcgcggggggGCTCGGTCAGCCCTGGCAGTTCGGGGGCAGCTTGGGCGGCATGGGGGGCGTGTCCTACTGCAACCAGGGCTGTGCCAACTCCTGGCTGGCGGACAAGTTCTGCGACCAGGCCTGCAACGTGCTGTCCTGCGGGTTTGATGTGGGGGACTGTGGGAAAG ATCACTTCGACCAGCTGTACAGGGTGACCCTGCGGAAGGACGTCAGCCACTACGTCCTCCCCGTGGGCGAGACCAGGCCCTACTTCAGCTTCGAGGGGCTGGCCCGGCGGGTGTCGGAGGCCCACGTGAGCGGCGGCCCCGCCGTGCGCCACACGTCCGTCGCCAACAAGTGGAAGACGgtccacctgctcctccacgcCGGCCTGAACGCCACGCGCATCAGCTACAACCTCACCTTCCAGGCCGAGGACGACCGGGAGTTCGCCATGGCCTTCACGGTGGACGTGGACACCCGCGAGGTCGCCCGCGGCAACGGGACCCGGGGCGGGGGCGCCCCCGCCCCGGGGGAAGGCGGCGAGGCGGGGACGGCGGCCCCGAAAGCCACCCGGGAGCCCGAGGTCCGGTTCCGGGACGTCCCGCCGGAAAGGCGGGGCCCCAGGGTGCGGAAGCGGGGGCCGGGGCCGGTGGAGGTGAGGGTCCCGGCGCTGAACGTTTCGCTGCTCCCCGCCGACGTTCAGGGCGAGCTCCGGCGCctggaccagaagctgctgacGGGGGACATCACCCAAAAAGGGTACAACCTCACCAAGGCCGCCCTGCTCCAGCCCTACGACGCCCCGGCCCTGCGCGCCTCGACCCcgcccgccggccccgcccccgcccccgcccccgcccggccGGCCGGCCCCCACAGGCCTTACAAAGACATGGGAGCGGAGGAGCCCAGGACAGCCAGGTCCTCCGAGGCGGGGGAAAGCGAGGGCGAGAAGGTCCCGGGGCCGTCCCCCGTCCCGGTGCGAATCGACGACCGGCGGGCCGGGGACGGGGACGCCGTGGGCGCGCCTCCGGAGGAGGTCGGCGAGGCGCGGCCCAACGGGACCGGGGGCCCCCACCCGCCCAAACTGCTGAGCGCCCTCGTGGGGAGCAGCTCCAGGACtagggacggggagggggaggggcggcccCGGGAGGGCGACGCCCCTCAGGAGGCGGAGCccgggcagggggtgggggggggcagggcgctTCTCGGCTGGGGGCTCCAGCACTACACCTCCGCCGACCGCGGCTTCCTGCcctgggagaggaggaagtACTTCAGAGACCTGCTGGAG gaggaggagcgccTGGAGCGGGAGCTGTCCTACCGGGCCAACAGCGCCGCCGCTGGCCGGAGGCTGCGCGACACCTTCGCCGACTCCCTGCGCTACGTCAACAAGCTGCTCAACGGGCAGTTCGGCTTCACCTCCCGCAAGGTCCCCGCCCACATGCCCCACATGATCGACCGCCTCGTcatgcaggagctgcaggacaT gtTCCCTGCGGAGTTCGATAAGACCT TCCACAAGGTGCGCCACTCGGAGGACATGCAGTTCGCCTTCTCCTACTTCTACTACCTGATGAGCGCGCTGCAGCAGCTGGACGTGGCGCGGGTGTTCGACGAGATCGACACCGACCGCTCGGGGGTCCTCTCCGACCGCGAGATCCGCACCCTGGCCACGCGCATCCACGAGCTGCCCCTCAGCCTGCAG GATCTCACAGGCTTGGAGCAAATGCTGATAAACTGCTCAAAGACCCTTCCGAGCAACCTCACCCAACTGCACATGGTCAGCCCCACCCAGGAGGCCTACTACGACCCCAGCATG CCTCCAGTTACCAAAGGACTGGTCGTCAACTGCAAGCCAATCACAGACCGCATCCACAAGGCCTTCAAGGACCAGAACAAGTACAA GTTCGAGAccatgggggaggaggagatcGCTTTCAAGATGGTGCGGACCAACGTGTCGCACGTGGTGGGCCAGCTGGATGACATCAGAAAGAATCCCAG GAAGTTCATCTGCCTGAACGACAACATCGACCACGGCCACAAGGACGCGCCCACGGTCAAGGCGGTGCTGCGCGACTTCTACGAGTCCATGTTCCCCGTGCCCTCGCAGTTCGAGCTGCCCCGGGAGTACCGCAACCGCTTCCTCCACATGGGCGAGCTGCAGGAATG gcgTGCTTACAGGGACAAGCTCAAGTTCTGGACCCACTGTGTGCTGGTGACCCTGGTGGCCTTCACCATCGTCTCCTTCTTCGCCGAGCAG CTGATCATGCTGAAGCGGAGGCTGTTCCCCAGGAGGAGGGTCAGCAAGGAGGCCAACCCCCAGCGGGTCTGA